The window CGCTTTCTCGACAGCAAAAAGTTTCTCCCGCTGCTGATGCATATGTTACGCAGTCGTATTAGCGACAGCGTTTATCACATCATTGAGAGTGATATTCATAAAGACTGGAACTTGAGTTTGGTCGCCAGTTGCCTGTGCCTGAGCCCCAGTTTGTTAAAGAAAAAGCTCAAAAATGAAAATACAAGTTACAGCCAAATAATTACCACCTGTCGCATGCGTTATGCCGTCAATCAATTATTGATGGACGGAAAAAACATATCTCAGGTGTCGCAACTGTGCGGATATAACAGTACGTCATACTTCATCTCTGTATTCAAAGAGTTCTACGGGATGACCCCACTGCATTATGTTAGCCTGCACCGGGAACAAACGGCCGCCTAATTTTTAATCATTTAGCAATAAGCCATAATAATATCAGCATTGGCGATACTCCCCTTTCGCCATAATTCAATCATCTTCTGCGGAGGTATGATACGTCGTCATTTATCCTTATCAGGAGTTAAGAAATATGTCGACGGATGCTGATGCTCACAAAGTGGGCTTAATCCCCGTCACCTTAATGGTGTCGGGGAATATTATGGGTTCCGGTGTATTCCTGTTACCCGCCAATCTGGCGTCAACTGGCGGGATTGCAATCTACGGATGGCTGGTCACGATTATCGGCGCGCTGGCGCTGTCGATGGTGTACGCCAAAATGTCGTCCTTAGACTCCAGTCCCGGTGGTTCTTACGCGTATGCCCGCCGCTGCTTCGGTCCCTTCTTAGGCTATCAAACCAACGTCCTGTACTGGCTGGCCTGCTGGATCGGTAACATCGCGATGGTGGTCATTGGCGTGGGTTACCTGAGCTACTTTTTCCCCATCTTAAAAGATCCGCTGGTGTTAACGCTGACCTGCGTCGCCGTACTGTGGGTCTTCGTGTTGCTGAATATCGTCGGGCCGAAAATGATCACCCGCGTGCAGGCCATTGCTACCGTGCTGGCACTGGTGCCCATTGTCGGGATTGCCGTATTCGGCTGGTTCTGGTTTCGCGGTGAAACCTATATGGCAGCCTGGAACGTCAGCGGCATGAACACCTTCGGCGCGATCCAAAGTACCTTGAACGTCACCCTGTGGTCATTCATCGGGGTAGAAAGTGCTTCTGTGGCTGCGGGCGTGGTCAAAAACCCTAAACGTAACGTTCCTATCGCCACCATTGGCGGGGTACTGATTGCCGCCGTCTGCTACGTGCTTTCTACCACCGCGATTATGGGCATGATCCCTAACGCGGCGCTGCGCGTTTCGGCTTCACCATTCGGCGATGCGGCACGCATGGCATTGGGTGACACCGCAGGCGCGATTGTCTCCTTCTGCGCAGCGGCCGGGTGTCTCGGCTCACTGGGCGGCTGGACGTTGCTTGCCGGGCAAACCGCAAAAGCGGCGGCCGACGACGGTCTGTTCCCACCGATTTTCGCCCGCGTCAACAAAGCCGGTACGCCGGTTGCCGGGTTAATTATCGTCGGGATCCTGATGACTCTCTTCCAGTTCAGCAGCATGTCACCGAACGCCGCCAAAGAGTTTGGCCTGGTCTCTTCTGTCTCGGTCATCTTCACGCTGGTGCCTTACCTGTATACCTGTGCCGCCCTGTTGCTGCTGGGCCATGGTCACTTTGGTAAAGCACGTCCTCTGTACTTGCTGGTCACCTTCGTGGCATTTATCTACTGCATCTGGGCAGTGGTCGGCTCGGGCGCCAAAGAAGTGATGTGGTCATTCGTGATGCTGATGATCATCACCGCGCTGTATGCCCTTAATTACAACCGGATCCATAAAAATCCGTATCCACTGGATGCCCCAGTTAACAATAATTAATGTAAGCAGCAGGGGTGCATATAGGCCGGACAAGGCATCGCAGCCATCCGGTATTAAGCCAATCTTAAGTTCTTAAGGTTGGCTTAACTTTACTTTGCGAGGATCTGCCCCACTTAGTCGATGGAATTTCCTCTTCATGTTAAAGCACCTGTTTAAAAGACCGACTCTCGGGCACATCAGCTGGCTGCTGCTGATGTCTCTTTATCTGGCCACCTTTCTGAACGTCGCGTTCTATAAGCAGGTGCTGCAAGACCTCCCGCTGGACTCCCTGCGCAACGTGCTGGTGTTTCTCTCCATGCCGGTGGTGGCCTTCAGCGTCATGAACATTGTGCTGACGCTGGCTTCATTCCTGTGGCTTAACCGCCCGTTGGCCTGCATTTTCATTCTGGTGGGTGCCTCTGCCCAATATTTCATCATGACCTACGGCATCATCATTGACCGCTCGATGATCGCCAATATGATGGATACCACGCCCGCTGAAACCTTCGCCTTGCTGACGCCGCAAATGATCATCACGCTCGGGATAAGCGGTATTCTGGCGGCGATCATCGCCTGCTGGATCAAAATTAAGCCAACGACGCCGGTGTTGCGTAGCGTGCTGTACCGGGGGGCAAATATCCTGGTCTCGGTACTGCTGATCGTGCTGGTCGCCACCTTCTTCTACAAAGATTACGCCTCACTGTTTCGCAACAACAAAGAGCTGGTTAAATCCCTCAGCCCGTCCAACAGCATCGTCGCCACCTCGTCCTGGTATTCACACCAGCGCCTGGCCGATTTGCCGCTGGTGCGTATTGGCGAAGATGCCCACCGCAATCCGTTAATGCTGAAAGAAAAGCGTAAAAATCTCACCATCGTGGTGCTGGGAGAAACCTCGCGCGGGGATAACTTCTCGCTGTCGGGGTATTCACGCCAGACCAACCCGCGGCTGGAAAAAGATGACGTGGTCTATTTCCCGCGCACCACGTCCTGCGGGACGGCGACGGCGGTGTCCGTCCCCTGCATGTTCTCCGATATGCCGCGCGCGCACTACGATGAAGAGCTGGCGCACCACCAGGAAGGCGTACTTGATGTCATTCAGCGGGCGGGAATCAACGTGCTGTGGAATGATAACGACGGCGGCTGTAAAGGCGCATGCGACCGCGTACCGTATCAGAATATGACCAAACTGAATCTGCCGGGGCAGTGCATCGACGGTGAATGCTACGACGACGTTCTGTTCCACGGGCTGGAAGAGTATATAAATAACCTGCAAGGCGACGGCGTGATTGTGCTGCACACCATCGGCAGCCACGGCCCGACCTATTACAACCGCTATCCGCCGCAGTTCAAGAAATTCACCCCAACCTGCGACACCAATGAGATCCAAACCTGCTCGCAGCAACAACTGGTGAATACCTACGACAATACCATCCTGTATGTTGACTATATTGTTGATAAAGCAATCAATATACTGAAAGCACATCAGGACAATTTCACCACCAGCCTGGTCTATCTTTCCGATCACGGTGAATCGTTAGGGGAAAACGGCGTCTATTTACACGGCCTGCCGTATTCCATCGCGCCAGAAACACAAAAGCATGTACCGATGCTGCTGTGGTTGTCAGAGGACTACCAGCAACGCTACCAGATCTCGCAAACATGTTTGCAAAAACGGGCCAGCGCAGAAGACTTCTCACAAGATAATCTGTTCTCCACCCTGCTGGGATTAACGGGCGTACAGACCAGGAATTACCAGGCGGCAGATGATATTCTGCACCCATGCCGGGGAGGCTAACTGAATGAAAATTCTGATTGTTGAAGACGATACGCTGTTATTACAGGGACTGATCCTTGCCGCCCAAACGGAAGGCTATGCCTGCGACGGCGTGTCAACCGCCCGTGCCGCAGAGCAGTGCCTGGAGACTGCGCATTATAGTCTGGTGGTACTGGATCTCGGTTTACCTGATGAAGACGGCCTGCACTTTCTCAACCGCATCAGGCAGAAAAAACACACGATTCCGGTACTGATCCTCACCGCCCGCGACACGCTCAAAGACCGGGTTGCCGGGCTGGACGTCGGTGCCGATGACTATCTGGTCAAACCGTTCGCGCTGGAAGAACTGCATGCCCGTATTCGGGCCTTGCTGCGCCGCCATAACAATCAGGGCGAGAGCGAGTTGACTGTCGGTAACCTGACGCTGAACATTGGTCGTCGCCAGGTATGGATGGACGGGCAAGAGGTTATCTTAACGCCGAAAGAGTACGCGCTGCTGTCGCGCTTGATGCTCAAAGCGGGCAGCCCGGTACACCGGGAAATCCTGTATAACGATATCTACAGCTGGGATAACGAACCGTCGACCAATACGCTGGAAGTTCACATTCATAACCTGCGCGATAAAGTGGGTAAAGCCCGTATTCGCACGGTCAGGGGATTTGGCTACATGCTGGTTGCCACTGAGGAAAGCTAAGTGAAGCTGATACGTTATTTAAAACAGCCGCTGCCGCTGCGCCATCGTTTGATGATAACGATCGGCCTGATTCTGGTGGTCTTTCAGCTGATTAGCACCTTCTGGCTGTGGCATGAAAGCACCGAACAAATACAGCTGTTCGAACAGGCGTTACGCGAAAACCGTAACAACGATCGCCACATCATGCATGAGATTCGCGAGGCCATCGCCAGCCTGATCGTCCCCGGCATTTTTATGGTCAGTCTGACGCTACTGATTTGCTATCAGGCAGTGCGACGGATCACCCGCCCGCTTGTCAACCTGCAAAAAGAGTTAGAGGCGCGCACGGCCGATAACCTGACCCCCATTGAGATCCGCAGCTCTACCGTTGAGATACAGGCGGTCGTCACGGCACTGAATCAGCTGGTGACGCGACTCACCAACACTCTCGACAATGAGCGTCTGTTTACTGCCGACGTCGCTCACGAGCTGCGCACACCGTTATCTGGCGTTCGCCTGCACCTGGAATTACTGTCAAAAACCCACAACGTGGACGTTTCACCGCTTATTGCCCGCTTAGACCAAATGATGGACAGCGTGTCGCAGCTGCTGCAGCTTGCCCGCGTGGGTCAGTCGTTTTCGGCGGGGGATTACCAGCATGTCAAACTGCTGGAGGACGTCATACTGCCTGCCTACGATGAACTCAGCACCATGCTGGATCAGCGGCAACAAACGCTTCTATTACCCGAGAGCGCTACCGATGTCGTGGTGCGTGGCGACGTTACGCTGTTGCGTATGCTGCTGCGTAACTTAGTCGAAAATGCGCATCGTTACAGCCCGGAGGGCAGTAATATTAGAATTAGCCTGCATACTGACCCGGAGGCGCAAATGGTCATTGAAGACGAAGGGCCGGGCATTGATGAAAGTAAATGCGGGGAGTTAAGCAAAGCGTTTGTGCGCATGGACAGTCGTTTTGGCGGTATTGGACTGGGGCTGAGCATTGTCAGCCGCATCACCCAGCTCCATCGCGGACAGTTCTTTTTGCAAAATCGCACGGGAGCCACCGGCACCCGAGCCAGCGTAGTACTGGAGAAAGATCAGTAAGAGCTCACCCACACGTACACAAAGCTGCTCACAATCAGCAGGCTGCACACGGTGGTTAAACTTTCATAGATACGGGTTTTCATGACACTCTCCTCCGATAGTATGGAGGAGAGTTTGCCTGACAGAGATTAAGCCAACCTTAAGGCCACGCGCCGGATGGCGGCTAACGCCTTATCCGGCCTACTGAGTACAACGCTACCCGTAGGCCTGAAAGCTGCGCGCCATCAGGCAATAACACGATTACTCATCAATACGCGGATGCTGCTGGACCAGGCGTGAACGCTTAACCTGCAAATCCGCAATTTCCTGATCGATATCTTCAATCTTCTGCTCGATATTATCGTAGTGCTCGCCGAGGATTTCTTTCGCTTCCTGAATATCCGAAGCGGCAGGCGTCGCCCCTTTCAGCGGCTGGTTAGCGGTCTCTTTCATGGTTATACCGGTAATTAAACCGACCACCGCAACCACCATCAGATAGTAAGCCGGCATCATCAGGTTCTGCGAACTTTCCACCAGCCAGGCGGCCAGCGTCGGTGTCAGACCAGCAATCAGTACCGAAATATTAAATGCCGCAGCCAGCGCACTGTAACGAATGTGCGTCGGGAACATTGCCGGTAACGTTGACGCCATCACCCCGGTAAAGCAGTTGAGGATCACCGCCAGCATCAGTAAACCGGCAAAAATCAGGCCGATGACGTTACTGTTAATCAGGATGAAGGCCGGGATGGCCAGCACAAACAGCGCAATACTGCCCATGATCACAAACGGTCGACGCCCGAAACGGTCACTCAGCAGCCCCATTATCGGTTGCACAAACAGCATACCAATCATAATGGCGATAATAATCAGCACACCATGATCTTCAGAGTAATGCAGGTTATGCGACAGATAGCTCGGCATGTAGGTGAGCAGCATGTAATAGGTGACGTTGGTGGCAATCACCAGACCGGTACACGCCAGCAGACTACGCCAGTGTTTAGTGGCGATTTCTTTAAACGAAACCTTCGGCCCTTCCTGCAGCCCCTGGCGATCGCCCTGTTCCAGCTTATCGACATGCTGCTGAAACGCCGGGGTTTCTTCCAGCGCGTGGCGCAGATACAGACCAATCAGTCCTAACGGCAGCGCGATAAAGAACGGAATACGCCAGCCCCACTCAAGGAAGTTTTCCTCACCGACGACGGTCGAGATCAGCACGACTACGCCCGCACCCAGCACAAACCCGGCAATCGAGCCAAAGTCCAGCCAGCTGCCCATAAATCCGCGCTTACGGTCCGGGGAATATTCCGCGACGAAAATCGAAGCACCGGTGTATTCCCCGCCCACCGAGAATCCCTGCGCCATCTTACACAGCAACAGCAATATTGGCGCCCAGATACCAATCGAGGCATACGACGGGATAAGCCCAATACAGAAGGTGCTTATCGACATAATGACAATGGTGATAGCGAGGATCTTCTGGCGACCGTATTTATCGCCGAGCATACCGAAGAACAGTCCGCCAAGCGGTCGAATCAGAAAGGGAACGGAGAAGGTGGCGAGTGCAGCAACCATCTGCACGCTGGGGTCAGCCCCCGGAAAGAACACTTTACCTAATGCGTAAGCAACAAATCCATAAACGCCAAAATCGAACCATTCCATCGCATTACCCAGCGACGCTGCGGTAATGGCTTTTCGCAGTTTACCGTCATCAATAATGGTGACGTCGCGAAGCGTAATGGGTTTTATTTTTTTCCTTTTTAGCATACCAGTCCTCATAGACTTAGCCCTGTCGCGCACGAGACTCTCCCAACGCAGCATGCGCTAAGGTCATCGCCGAGCGGGGAATGCACAGGCGCAATCCCTGTAACAAGCGTAGCAGGTTTACTTACACTGAACGGCAATGCGCAGTACAACCGAACCTGTTGACGCCTGATTGGGCGGTTAATGACCTCTTTACCCTAACAGTGTTTAAATCTGTGATCAACTTCACACATAGTATTTCATTTCGTCAACCTGCGTAAATAAGGTCATTCTTAGTCAACTTTTTTACACACTAGGGTTGCGATTAATTCCCTATTTACTACAAGTAAAAATCACTTTTCAGCATCAACAATCACGAACGTCATTATTACCCTGCCAGGCAAAAAAACACCTAATCCCGTCACAACTTATTCACAGGTTTTTTAATAATCGGAAGCTTTAGGAATTTTTGCGTGAAATATGTGATGAAGATAACTAAAACGCTGTTTTATTTTGATTGAATCATCGTTCTTATGAATGCACACTAATTCCAGACGCACTATCCCTGGGGGCAATGACATGCTCAACGTATGCCGCGTTAGATTTTAAAAAACAAAGAGATAGCTTTTTTTCTTTGTTAAGACTTACGAATAACCTGTTGAATTTAAATAATATTTTGTTTTATTGCGCATTTATCATCGGCGATAAGATATGAGGACGTTTATGAAAATTAAGGCCACGATTGAACGCATCCCCGGCGGAATGATGTTGATTCCTCTGTTATTAGGTGCGGTGTTAAATACGTTAGCTCCCGATACCGGTGCGTATTTCGGTTCATTTACTAAAGGGATGATTAGCGGCACCGTTCCCATTCTGGCCGTGTGGTTCTTTTGTATTGGTGCTTCTATTGATTTACGGGCAACCGGCACGGTATTACGCAAGTCCGGTACGCTGGTATTAACCAAAATCGCCGTGGCCTGGGCAGTGGCAATGATCGCCGCATCATTCATTCCTGATACCGGTATTCAAACAGGATTCTTTGCGGGTCTTTCCGTCCTGGCAATTGTCTCTGCAATGGACATGACCAACGGCGGTCTGTACGCCAGCCTGATGAACCAGTACGGTACTAAAGAAGAGTCCGGCGCATTTGTCCTGATGTCTCTGGAATCCGGCCCGCTGATGACCATGGTCATTCTGGGTTCTGCAGGTCTCGCCTCCTTTGAGCCACACCATTTCGTTGGCGCCGTATTACCGTTCCTGATTGGTTTTACGTTGGGTAACCTGGATCACGACCTGCGTACTTTCTTCAGCAAAGCGACGCCGGTACTGATTCCGTTCTTCGGTTTCGCACTGGGGAACACCATTAACCTGAGCGTTATCGTTGATACCGGTCTGCTGGGTATCCTGCTGGGTGTCGCGGTCATCGTGATTACCGGTATCCCGCTGATTATTGCTGACCGTGTGATTGGTGGCGGGAACGGTACGGCGGGCGTGGCGGCTTCTTCTGCAGCCGGTGCTGCAGTAGCAAACCCGGTCATTATTGCCCAGATTAACCCGGCATTTGAACCGGTTGCCGCCTCCGCTACCGCGTTGGTTGCCGCCAGCGTGATTGTCACGGCGATTCTGGTCCCGATTATCACCGCCCTGTACGCCAAACGTTTTAACAAAACACCGGTCGTCACAGAATCGACAACCGCGCCGGCAGACTCGTTACACCACTAAGTCCGCTGCGTACTCACCGTCCCTTCTCAGCCTCTGCGAGGGGACGGTGCAAAAATCTCCTCAACCATCGCATTCACCAGTCGCTTCGCCGAACACAGTCGCGGCATCCCCAGCGCCACATTTTGCCAACGCTGCGTCACCGACCCGCTCACCGGATGCTGCTCCATATCACACCAGTCGCCCAACCAACTCAGCATATCGTTATGCTCGCGTGATCCCCCTGCGGTAGGTGAACTGAGCCATTGATGATAATAATGACGCGTGGTGGGTGCGGCATTCACACTGTGCGCCAGCGCCTGGGTCGCCATAGTGCGTAGATTATCTTTGAGCATCGCCACCACATCGGCATTGCCCAGCCGACAAGCATCACCAAACGCGCCCCAGCGCAGCTCTTCCAGCGCGACAAAACAACGCCCCGGCAGCGACCAGCCGTCATACGCCCCTGCCCGCCAACGGGTAAAAATTTGTTCGCTGTGTTCACCCGCCTGAACGGTCAGCCCGCGCTGCGTCAGCGCCTTCTCTTTATAAGCACTGCGTTGGCTAAACCAGCTGGAGAGCGTATTGATCTGCTGCATAATGCCGGGCGTGGATTGCCCGCGCGGACGTTCCGTCTCTTGCAGGAACGCCAATCCTTCGGTAATACGCACCAGCGCCAGATGACCGGGGTCAATCATGCTCGCCAGTTTTTCCACCAGCTTCAGGCGCATCATCAGATGCTCGCTGGAGACGCCCGCCAGAACCCACGCCCGCAGCTGTGTCTGGGATAACACTTCCTGCGTCAGGCGCGCGCGCAGACGCTGCTGCTGTTGCAGAAAACCGCCGGAACGTTTGGTTTCATCTCCCTGAACCAGATCGACCATAAACTTTGGGTAGACGCACTCCAGCGCCCGCCCGGGGCCTTCCAGTAACACGTTAGTCATGTATGCTCAGCTGCAA of the Citrobacter freundii genome contains:
- a CDS encoding AraC family transcriptional regulator, which encodes MRVCSKEACVVVLTEKDVWLRINGKEAISLKANHMALVACDNNIIDLSSLNNALVVHISRDIIKDYLRFLNKDLSQIPLWQRSASPVMTAACLTPDVFRVAAQHSVMETLNEGEAERTRALLFTVLSRFLDSKKFLPLLMHMLRSRISDSVYHIIESDIHKDWNLSLVASCLCLSPSLLKKKLKNENTSYSQIITTCRMRYAVNQLLMDGKNISQVSQLCGYNSTSYFISVFKEFYGMTPLHYVSLHREQTAA
- the kdgT gene encoding 2-keto-3-deoxygluconate transporter → MKIKATIERIPGGMMLIPLLLGAVLNTLAPDTGAYFGSFTKGMISGTVPILAVWFFCIGASIDLRATGTVLRKSGTLVLTKIAVAWAVAMIAASFIPDTGIQTGFFAGLSVLAIVSAMDMTNGGLYASLMNQYGTKEESGAFVLMSLESGPLMTMVILGSAGLASFEPHHFVGAVLPFLIGFTLGNLDHDLRTFFSKATPVLIPFFGFALGNTINLSVIVDTGLLGILLGVAVIVITGIPLIIADRVIGGGNGTAGVAASSAAGAAVANPVIIAQINPAFEPVAASATALVAASVIVTAILVPIITALYAKRFNKTPVVTESTTAPADSLHH
- the pmrR gene encoding LpxT activity modulator PmrR, with protein sequence MKTRIYESLTTVCSLLIVSSFVYVWVSSY
- a CDS encoding diguanylate cyclase regulator RdcB family protein, whose translation is MTNVLLEGPGRALECVYPKFMVDLVQGDETKRSGGFLQQQQRLRARLTQEVLSQTQLRAWVLAGVSSEHLMMRLKLVEKLASMIDPGHLALVRITEGLAFLQETERPRGQSTPGIMQQINTLSSWFSQRSAYKEKALTQRGLTVQAGEHSEQIFTRWRAGAYDGWSLPGRCFVALEELRWGAFGDACRLGNADVVAMLKDNLRTMATQALAHSVNAAPTTRHYYHQWLSSPTAGGSREHNDMLSWLGDWCDMEQHPVSGSVTQRWQNVALGMPRLCSAKRLVNAMVEEIFAPSPRRG
- the pmrA gene encoding two-component system response regulator PmrA, yielding MKILIVEDDTLLLQGLILAAQTEGYACDGVSTARAAEQCLETAHYSLVVLDLGLPDEDGLHFLNRIRQKKHTIPVLILTARDTLKDRVAGLDVGADDYLVKPFALEELHARIRALLRRHNNQGESELTVGNLTLNIGRRQVWMDGQEVILTPKEYALLSRLMLKAGSPVHREILYNDIYSWDNEPSTNTLEVHIHNLRDKVGKARIRTVRGFGYMLVATEES
- the adiC gene encoding arginine/agmatine antiporter, translated to MSTDADAHKVGLIPVTLMVSGNIMGSGVFLLPANLASTGGIAIYGWLVTIIGALALSMVYAKMSSLDSSPGGSYAYARRCFGPFLGYQTNVLYWLACWIGNIAMVVIGVGYLSYFFPILKDPLVLTLTCVAVLWVFVLLNIVGPKMITRVQAIATVLALVPIVGIAVFGWFWFRGETYMAAWNVSGMNTFGAIQSTLNVTLWSFIGVESASVAAGVVKNPKRNVPIATIGGVLIAAVCYVLSTTAIMGMIPNAALRVSASPFGDAARMALGDTAGAIVSFCAAAGCLGSLGGWTLLAGQTAKAAADDGLFPPIFARVNKAGTPVAGLIIVGILMTLFQFSSMSPNAAKEFGLVSSVSVIFTLVPYLYTCAALLLLGHGHFGKARPLYLLVTFVAFIYCIWAVVGSGAKEVMWSFVMLMIITALYALNYNRIHKNPYPLDAPVNNN
- the eptA gene encoding phosphoethanolamine transferase EptA, whose translation is MLKHLFKRPTLGHISWLLLMSLYLATFLNVAFYKQVLQDLPLDSLRNVLVFLSMPVVAFSVMNIVLTLASFLWLNRPLACIFILVGASAQYFIMTYGIIIDRSMIANMMDTTPAETFALLTPQMIITLGISGILAAIIACWIKIKPTTPVLRSVLYRGANILVSVLLIVLVATFFYKDYASLFRNNKELVKSLSPSNSIVATSSWYSHQRLADLPLVRIGEDAHRNPLMLKEKRKNLTIVVLGETSRGDNFSLSGYSRQTNPRLEKDDVVYFPRTTSCGTATAVSVPCMFSDMPRAHYDEELAHHQEGVLDVIQRAGINVLWNDNDGGCKGACDRVPYQNMTKLNLPGQCIDGECYDDVLFHGLEEYINNLQGDGVIVLHTIGSHGPTYYNRYPPQFKKFTPTCDTNEIQTCSQQQLVNTYDNTILYVDYIVDKAINILKAHQDNFTTSLVYLSDHGESLGENGVYLHGLPYSIAPETQKHVPMLLWLSEDYQQRYQISQTCLQKRASAEDFSQDNLFSTLLGLTGVQTRNYQAADDILHPCRGG
- the pmrB gene encoding two-component system sensor histidine kinase PmrB, yielding MITIGLILVVFQLISTFWLWHESTEQIQLFEQALRENRNNDRHIMHEIREAIASLIVPGIFMVSLTLLICYQAVRRITRPLVNLQKELEARTADNLTPIEIRSSTVEIQAVVTALNQLVTRLTNTLDNERLFTADVAHELRTPLSGVRLHLELLSKTHNVDVSPLIARLDQMMDSVSQLLQLARVGQSFSAGDYQHVKLLEDVILPAYDELSTMLDQRQQTLLLPESATDVVVRGDVTLLRMLLRNLVENAHRYSPEGSNIRISLHTDPEAQMVIEDEGPGIDESKCGELSKAFVRMDSRFGGIGLGLSIVSRITQLHRGQFFLQNRTGATGTRASVVLEKDQ
- the proP gene encoding glycine betaine/L-proline transporter ProP; this translates as MLKRKKIKPITLRDVTIIDDGKLRKAITAASLGNAMEWFDFGVYGFVAYALGKVFFPGADPSVQMVAALATFSVPFLIRPLGGLFFGMLGDKYGRQKILAITIVIMSISTFCIGLIPSYASIGIWAPILLLLCKMAQGFSVGGEYTGASIFVAEYSPDRKRGFMGSWLDFGSIAGFVLGAGVVVLISTVVGEENFLEWGWRIPFFIALPLGLIGLYLRHALEETPAFQQHVDKLEQGDRQGLQEGPKVSFKEIATKHWRSLLACTGLVIATNVTYYMLLTYMPSYLSHNLHYSEDHGVLIIIAIMIGMLFVQPIMGLLSDRFGRRPFVIMGSIALFVLAIPAFILINSNVIGLIFAGLLMLAVILNCFTGVMASTLPAMFPTHIRYSALAAAFNISVLIAGLTPTLAAWLVESSQNLMMPAYYLMVVAVVGLITGITMKETANQPLKGATPAASDIQEAKEILGEHYDNIEQKIEDIDQEIADLQVKRSRLVQQHPRIDE